Proteins from a genomic interval of Papaver somniferum cultivar HN1 chromosome 4, ASM357369v1, whole genome shotgun sequence:
- the LOC113276062 gene encoding hydroxyproline O-galactosyltransferase GALT6-like, with protein MKMKKAKFDTFLSFTRQRSVQVLIFIGFLYLFMMSYEIPLVFKIGFSEVSSGEDNFNGFINEVIQLDTAEELEAKESPIQPLKKVSYRVSQSTFPEPFQEKRRILSGLRYQESISNTSKQGVSELQKSVKDAWVIGKKYWEELQSGKLKIDEVKKVENLSESCPHSVSLSGTEFWNKGKVIVLPCGLTLGSHITIVGKPHGAHPEYDPKIALVRDASESVMVSQFMMELQGLKTVDGEDPPRILHFNPRLRGDWSGKPVIEQNTCYRMQWGTALRCEGWKTKADEETVDGQVKCEKWIRDDDNRSEESKATWWLNRLIGRTRQVTVDWPYPFAEDKLFVLTLSAGLEGYHVSVDGRHVTSFPYRTGFVLEDATGLSLNGDIDVHSIFAASLPTAHPSFAPQRHLEMSSKWKASPLPDGPVDLFIGVLSAGNHFSERMAVRKSWMQSDLIKSSNVVVRFFVALNGRKEVNVELKKEAEFFGDIVIVPFMDSYDLVVLKTVAICEYGVHTVSAKYIMKCDDDTFVRVDSMIEATKKVPEGRSLYAGNINYYHKPLRYGKWAVTYEEWPEEYYPPYANGPGYIVSSDIAEYIVSDFEKNKLRLFKMEDVSMGMWVEQFNVSKPVQYVHSLRFCQFGCIEDYVTAHYQSPRQMICLWDKLQTVGRPQCCNMR; from the exons atgaagatgaagaaagcgAAGTTTGATACATTTTTGTCATTTACAAGACAGAGATCGGTACAAGTTTTGATTTTTATTGggtttttgtatttatttatgATGAGTTATGAAATTCCATTAGTATTTAAAATTGGGTTTAGTGAAGTTTCATCAGGAGAAGACAATTTCAATGGGTTTATAAATGAAGTCATTCAGCTTGATACTGCAGAAGAGTTGGAAGCAAAAGAGTCACCAATTCAACCCTTAAAGAAGGTTTCTTATAGGGTTTCTCAATCTACATTTCCAGAACCCTTTCAAGAAAAAAGGAGAATTCTATCTGGGTTGAGATATCAAGAGAGTATATCTAATACTAGTAAACAAGGGGTTTCTGAGCTACAGAAATCTGTGAAAGATGCATGGGTGATTGGGAAGAAATATTGGGAGGAGTTACAGTCAGGGAAACTGAAGATTGATGAGGTAAAAAAGGTTGAAAATTTATCAGAATCATGTCCACATTCAGTTTCATTATCTGGTACTGAATTTTGGAACAAGGGGAAGGTTATAGTGTTACCATGTGGATTGACATTGGGATCACATATAACTATCGTTGGCAAACCACATGGTGCACATCCTGAGTATGATCCAAAGATAGCCTTGGTAAGAGATGCTTCCGAATCAGTTATGGTTTCACAGTTTATGATGGAACTGCAAGGTTTGAAAACAGTTGATGGAGAAGATCCACCTAGGATTCTGCATTTTAATCCTAGGTTGAGAGGTGATTGGAGTGGTAAACCTGTTATTGAACAGAATACTTGTTATCGGATGCAGTGGGGCACGGCGCTTAGGTGTGAAGGCTGGAAAACTAAAGCTGATGAAGAAACTG TTGATGGACAGGTGAAGTGTGAGAAGTGGATAAGGGATGATGATAACCGTTCGGAGGAATCAAAGGCGACTTGGTGGTTAAACCGGTTGATTGGGCGCACTAGGCAGGTTACTGTTGACTGGCCATATCCGTTTGCAGAGGACAAATTGTTTGTTCTTACCCTTAGTGCTGGCTTGGAAGGTTATCATGTTAGTGTTGATGGAAGGCATGTCACCTCTTTCCCTTACCGCACT GGTTTTGTTCTTGAGGATGCAACTGGGCTATCCTTGAATGGTGACATTGATGTGCATTCCATATTTGCTGCTTCCTTGCCCACAGCTCACCCAAGTTTCGCTCCACAAAGACATCTTGAGATGTCAAGTAAATGGAAAGCTTCACCTCTTCCTGATGGACCAGTAGATCTTTTCATTGGAGTCCTCTCTGCAGGCAACCATTTCTCTGAGAGGATGGCTGTGAGAAAGTCTTGGATGCAGTCTGATCTAATAAAATCATCGAATGTGGTCGTGCGTTTCTTTGTTGCATTG AATGGAAGGAAAGAAGTAAATGTAGAATTGAAGAAAGAAGCAGAATTCTTTGGTGATATTGTTATTGTTCCTTTCATGGATAGTTATGACCTTGTGGTTCTGAAGACTGTTGCCATTTGTGAATATGGG GTTCACACTGTATCCGCAAAATACATAATGAAATGCGATGATGACACATTTGTGAGAGTGGATTCAATGATCGAGGCAACAAAGAAAGTTCCAGAGGGTAGGAGCCTCTATGCAGGAAACATAAATTACTACCACAAGCCCTTGCGTTATGGTAAATGGGCCGTCACATATGAG GAATGGCCAGAAGAATATTATCCACCCTATGCAAATGGACCAGGCTACATAGTGTCATCTGACATTGCAGAGTATATTGTATCTGATTTTGAGAAAAACAAGCTTAGG CTGTTCAAGATGGAGGATGTTAGCATGGGGATGTGGGTTGAGCAGTTCAATGTGTCAAAACCAGTCCAGTATGTTCATAGCTTGAGATTCTGCCAGTTCGGGTGCATTGAAGATTATGTCACGGCTCACTACCAATCCCCCAGGCAGATGATATGCCTGTGGGACAAATTGCAAACAGTGGGAAGACCTCAGTGCTGTAATATGAGATGA